Part of the Flagellimonas eckloniae genome, AGAGGTTTTCTTAATTTCACAAACTAAGGTTTTCAACCATTTTATATTGTTGAATTCTGGGAACTCATCTTCAAATATTTGTAATTTTTGAATATCAAGTTGCATGGCTTCCGATAATTTTTCTTTGGCATTCAAAATCTTATCGTTCTTTAGATAGACCCCTGCCAATTTGTAAAGAAGCGCTGCATTTTCTGGGTAAAACTCAATACCTTGAATCAATACATGCGCAGCAGAGCTAAAATCACCCAATTTCCTGAGCGTATCCGCCCAATTTTCCCAAGTATCCAGTTCGTAATTACCCAAATCAACTGCTTGTTTATAGGCAAAATCTGCCTCATCAAAATTGTTTAGGGCAAAATAGATTTTAGCGCTTTTTTTCCAATATAAAGGATTTTCCCCATCAATATTAATGGCCTTGTTTACGTAGTAAAGTGCTTTGTCGTAATTCTCAAGCTTGTAATAAAAATCAGTAATGGCCAGCCAACCCTTGTCTAACAATGGGTCCTCATGCACAGTGTTGTAATAATAATATTTTGCCAAATCGTTATTCCCTAATTTTTCATGACATTTCCCCATCCGCAAATAGGCATGCGATGTTGGATCTTCAATGGATATTGTAGTTTCATAATTTTCTATGGCCTCATTGTACTTGCCCAGTTTTTCAAGTACTTTTCCTTTCTCAAAATATGCCCCAATGAAGGAATCATCGGAAATAATGGCAAAGTCAAATGCTGTTATAGCTTCTTTATACAGTTCTTTGGTGTTGTACAATTTGCCCAATTGGTGCCAAGCTACTTCGCAATAAGGATTGCGCTGTAGATAATCGTTCAAATAATGAATTGCACCATCAAAATCCTCTAAAAATTCAAAACAGTACACTACATTGTATAGCGATGAATAATCGGTTTCATCAAATTCAAGACACCTCATGAAACTACGTTTGGCCTTTTCAAAATCATCTATAAAAAGATATTCCATTCCTAAAAGTGAATGAATATCGAAGCTGTCATCAGTCAAATGCAATGCTTCCAAAAGAAGGTTTATTGCTTCCTGGTGGTTATCTTGTTTGGATTGAATGTTCGCACGCTGAATATAGATTTCCTCGTTGTTTGCATCAATGTTTTGAAGTTTGTCCAATATCTTTCCAGCCTCTTCGTATTTATCTTCAAAAACTAAAACCTCTACCCGCAACAATTTTAATTCCAGTGAGTTGGGATGTTGTTCCAAGCCAATTTGAATGGCCTTTTTGCCTAAAGATATTTTTCCGTTGTTTAAATAGTGGTGAATGATTTCTTCAAAGTCTTCCGCATCAAAAAAATAGACATCGTCTGTTTTGAGCATAGACTCAAATTTACTGATGGATTTTTCAGGATATTCGTTAGCATCTAACGCCATAGGAACGTTTTTGGTTTAACTATGGACTTAAAATTAGCCCTTTGTGACTCTCTTTATGCCCATTTTTTGGTATGTTATCAACAAATTAGTTAACAGAGGGAGGTTTATAGCTATCTAGAATTTTGATTATTTGGCTACATCCTTTGGCAATTTCTTTCTCCGAAATGGTCAATGGTGGAGAGATTCTTACTGCTTTCGGCTCAAAAAGCAACCAAAAAAGGATAAGCTTTTCCTTCGCCGCCGTTAGTACCAAATAGTTCGCAATTTCCTTGCTCTTCAATAGTAGGGCAAGCATTAAACCTTTACCTCTTATTTCTTTAATCAAAGGATGTACCAAAAGCTTGCGAAATAACTTTTCTTTAACCAAAGTTGATTCAATTATTTGATTTTCAATAAGTTCTTGTAAGGTTGCCAAGCTGGCAGCTGCAATAACTGGATTTCCGCCAAATGTGGTGATATGACCCAACTTTGGTTCATTTTGCAGGGTTTTCATCATGGCTTTTGATGCTACAAATGCACCCACCGGCAATCCAGAAGCCATACCTTTTCCAATGACAAGAATATCTGGAACACAATTAAAGTGTTCAAACGCAAATAGCTTACCGGTCCTTCCAAAACCAGGCTGAATTTCATCCAATATCAGCAATGCTCCAACAGCATCACAACGCTTTCTAACTTTTGCCAGATATCCATTAATGGGCTGAATAAATCCTGCCCCTCCTTGAATGGTTTCCAATATTACGGCAGCGGTTTGTTCCGTTATTTTTTCCAAATCCGTTTCATCATTAAAGTTGATAAAACTTACGTCTGGAATTAAAGGTCTAAACGCACTTTTTCGTTCTTCATACCCCATAATACTAAGACTGCCCATGGTGTTTCCATGATATGCATTGTGGGCTGATATAAGTTGGGAACGTCCTGTATATCTTCGGGCAAGTTTTATAGCACCTTCTATGGCTTCGGTTCCTGAATTTACCAAATACGTGGTTTCTAGATTCTGTGGCAGAAGTGAAGCCAATAACTTGGTGAATTCAATGGCAGGTTGTTGAATATATTCGCCATAAACCATTACATGCATGTACTTTTCTATCTGATCTTTCACAGCATTTATCACTCGCGGATGACAATGTCCTAAACTACATGCAGAGACTCCCGCCACAAAATCTAAATGTGCATTGCCCTTGTTGTCGTAGATATAACTGCCTTTGGCATGAGAAATTTCTAGGCCTAGAGGGTGTGGGGTAGTTTGGGCCTGATATGTAAAAAAATCATCTTTTAGCATCAGCGACTTTGTGCTTTCTTGACAGCAGTTTTCTTAGGTTTTATTGCTTTTGAAGTAGCGGTTTTATTAACCGGGTCATTTTCATTTTTTCTACGTTCTTCTTCCTGTGCATCAATATCTATTGGATTGTCAATTCCACGGATTCTCACCAATTCTATGTTATTGTCGTCTTCATCAAAAATATCCTCTTTAGTAAGAATGCGTTCATCGCCCCGCCAAATAAAACCTTTGAGCTTCCTGCTTTCTTTAGGAAGGTCTTTGTCCGGGAAAATATCTCCATCAGGATTTATAAAAAAAGTGATGTCCTCAATATCATTATTTGCCATTAGCAATCTGATTTTACTACAAATGGTTTTGTTGATTCCAATGAGTTCCTGGTCATCATTGTACATATAATAAATGACCTCAGTGTTTTTGA contains:
- a CDS encoding tetratricopeptide repeat protein, encoding MALDANEYPEKSISKFESMLKTDDVYFFDAEDFEEIIHHYLNNGKISLGKKAIQIGLEQHPNSLELKLLRVEVLVFEDKYEEAGKILDKLQNIDANNEEIYIQRANIQSKQDNHQEAINLLLEALHLTDDSFDIHSLLGMEYLFIDDFEKAKRSFMRCLEFDETDYSSLYNVVYCFEFLEDFDGAIHYLNDYLQRNPYCEVAWHQLGKLYNTKELYKEAITAFDFAIISDDSFIGAYFEKGKVLEKLGKYNEAIENYETTISIEDPTSHAYLRMGKCHEKLGNNDLAKYYYYNTVHEDPLLDKGWLAITDFYYKLENYDKALYYVNKAINIDGENPLYWKKSAKIYFALNNFDEADFAYKQAVDLGNYELDTWENWADTLRKLGDFSSAAHVLIQGIEFYPENAALLYKLAGVYLKNDKILNAKEKLSEAMQLDIQKLQIFEDEFPEFNNIKWLKTLVCEIKKTST
- a CDS encoding aspartate aminotransferase family protein — its product is MLKDDFFTYQAQTTPHPLGLEISHAKGSYIYDNKGNAHLDFVAGVSACSLGHCHPRVINAVKDQIEKYMHVMVYGEYIQQPAIEFTKLLASLLPQNLETTYLVNSGTEAIEGAIKLARRYTGRSQLISAHNAYHGNTMGSLSIMGYEERKSAFRPLIPDVSFINFNDETDLEKITEQTAAVILETIQGGAGFIQPINGYLAKVRKRCDAVGALLILDEIQPGFGRTGKLFAFEHFNCVPDILVIGKGMASGLPVGAFVASKAMMKTLQNEPKLGHITTFGGNPVIAAASLATLQELIENQIIESTLVKEKLFRKLLVHPLIKEIRGKGLMLALLLKSKEIANYLVLTAAKEKLILFWLLFEPKAVRISPPLTISEKEIAKGCSQIIKILDSYKPPSVN